The sequence TTTTCAACGTATCGGCTCATTTTTTCGGCAAGCTCGGCCATGACGTCCATTTGGGCCTGGGAAGCCATATCCCGGCCTGAAGCAACAGGGTGTGGGGAGGCGGATTTCCGTATGGCCACAGCAGAGAGTTTGGGACTTACGGAAAAGCTGTCGCACACCGGACACTGCAGAAGCCCCTGCTCCTGCTGCCGGTTAAGGTCATCCCGATCATCAAACCAGCCTTCAAACACATGGCCGTTAATGCATTCTAAATCAAATACTATCATTTTAGTGAGCTATACGTTATTTCACCATTTTTTTCAATTGAGAAATGCGCTCCAAATCCTGTTGCGAGCGCACACAGGGGAACAGGCTGTTATTGGTCAGTGCCGGATGGGCCGCGATATCAAAACGGGCATTTTTGACGGCATCCGTCCACATGGGGGTATGGGGAATGGGGGTGTAATAGGCTAAAACCGGGGTTAGCCCTAAGCCTTTCACCAGGGTGATGGACCCTTCCACCTCATCAAGGTTCTGGCCGGGCAGTCCGCATAAAAGGTAGGCGCCCAGCTGATCCTTTGCAAATCCTGCGGTGCGCAGGTGATCCACGGCCATAAGAAATTCATTCCGTTTCACCTTAATGTCGTGGCGATGGCTTGAAAAATCTGCGGTTTCAAGCCCTAAGCGGATGGTTTTAAAGTTTGCCTTGAACATCAGATCCGCTGCTTTTGCCGAAATCTCTTTGATGTGTACGGCATTCGGGGTATGAAAAAAAATGTCCATTTTTGCATCAATAATGCGTTCCAGCAGGGGGAATGCGTATTTTTCAGGCTGTATCAGAAGCGCATCATCGTAAAAGGCAAAATTTTTCACCTGAAAATTGTTGTGCCAATGGCAAATCTCCTGAAACACATGTTCAGGGGAACGCCGCCGAAACCGAGGTTCAAGAAAGGACGACGCACAGTATTCGCAGGAAAAGGGACACCCCCGGGAGGTGAGAATCGGGGCATAGGCCATGGTGTCCTGGAGATCCAGGGCGGCAAAAGGCGTGGTATCAAGATCTGCCGGGTCCGGTATGTGATTCAGGGTAAATCCGGTGTACGTTTCAACCAGATCTGAAAGAATGGGTTCGGCCGGGCCGGTGACGACATGGTCCGCCCCGGAATATTTCCGGGCATGGGTTTCACAAAGGCTTGCGTAAATACCGCCCAACACCACGGGCACACCGGGAAAAATATTTTTAATCAGGGCAATGGTTTCAGCCACACCCGTGGCCCAATAGGTCATGAGTGATGTGACCAGAATCAGGTCAGGCCGATCCATTGCCATAAGATCCTGTTCAATCCACTCCTTTAACGCCCCGTACCGGGTGAATTTTTTACTGATGTGCCCCAGATGGGCGTTAAGCTCCTGAGGTAAAGGAATCGGGGTTTTGTCAAAGGGGCCTCTGCCGTCCCAATACACCTTGACATGATTTGTTTTCCGGGGGTGAAACCGATTCATGCAGTCCAGAAATGAGACCCGCACGCGGTTCTGCCGCAGGATGGCGGCAATGGTGAAAAGACCCAAGGGCCGGGCCCAGAAATCAAAGGCCGCAAAATCATGGACCCAGGGGTTGACGCAAAGAATATGGGGCGGATCAGTTTTCAAAATACTGCATGGAGGTTTTTTTCAGCTCCCGGCGGGAAAACAGCAGGTGATAATTTTTTTCACCTGTGGATTCGGAAAGTTTTGCAGCAATGGCAAAGCATTCGTCTTCGGAAGCCCCGTGAACCATGGTGTATAGATTCTTATCCCACCCAGGCGCAGGATTTCTCCGATAGCAATGGGTGACCTCACGAAAGGATGCCATGATACTGCCCACCTCTTCCACCCGCTCCTCAGGCACTTTCCAGGCCACCATGGCATTGGCCTTAAATCCTGATTTCTGATGTTTGAGTGTGGCACCAAACCGCCTGATCATATTTTTGTCATTGAGACCGGACAAAATTTCAAGGAATTTTTCCTCTGAAATGCCAATCTGTTCTGCCATGACAAGATAGGGGCGTTTGCAGACCGGAATATCGGTCTGCAGCAATGAAATTACTTTTTTTTCCAGGTCTGTGAGGGATGTTGTCATAAACTTTTTTTCCAAAGCCCTTTTTGGAGGCTGCGTTTTTATCACTCGATGATCAAGTTTTTGTTAATTTGCCCAACTTCGGCGTTGGAAAAAATTTTTAATCCTCAAAATATATTGTATATTCCTCCGGTTAAAAATTTTTCCCGCCTTGAATTTGAACAAATTCCCTAAAAACTTGATGATCGAGTATCAATTTTTTTATCTGGGAACAATGCCATAATTTCATCTTCACCGGCACCGCAGATGCCGCGTTCGGTGATGAATCCGGTTACAAGGCGGGCCGGGGTCACGTCAAATGCGTGGTTGGCGGCCGGACTATTTTCCGGGGGCACCAGAACAGATGAAATTTTTCCATCAAAAAAACCTTGCACATATTTAATCTCGTCCGGGTCCCGCTCTTCAATGGGAATATCTTTTACACCATCGGTGATGGTCCAGTCAAAGGTGGATGAGGGCAGCGCCACATAAAAGGGCACATGGTTGTCCCGGGCAGCCAGCGCCTTGAGATAGGTGCCGATTTTGTTGGCCACATCGCCGGCCCGGGTAGTGCGATCCGTGCCGACAAGAACCAGATCCACCATGCCGTGCTGCATGAGATGGCCCCCGGCGTTATCCGTGATCACGGTATGACGGATGCCATGTTTACCAAGCTCCCAGGCGGTGAGGCGCGATCCCTGGTTCAAGGGCCGTGTTTCATCCACCCAGACATGAATGTCAATGCCTGCATCAAAGGCGGTGTACATGGGCGCTGTGGCCGTGCCGTACTCAATGCAGGCAAGCCACCCTGCATTGCAGTGGGTTAAAATATTTACGGGCTGACCGTTTTTCTTTTCAGCAATCTCTTTGATGATGGACAGACCAAATTCACCGATTTTTTGGCAATTCACCGCCTCTTCTTCCACAATGCCCAAGGCTTCCGTCAAGGCTGCCGTCACCCGGGCATCATATCCGGACGCATTGAGGGCTTTTTCCATGACCCGGTCCACGCCCCAGGCCAGATTGGTGGCAGTAGGCCGGGCATCACGAAGGCGTGCGCACTCACGCTTAAACCATGTATCATCCGCACCCTGGTTATCCTTCTGCACCAGGATGACATAGACACCCAAGGCCCCTGTGGCACCGATCAACGGGGCGCCTCTGACATACATATCCTTGATGGCATGAATGACCAGATCATTGGTTGTCAGGTCTTGAACAATCAGTTCATGGGGCAGGCGCCTTTGGTCTATGACCTTGACGGTTTTTGACTCATTATCAAACCAGATGGGCCGCATCTGTTTTCCATCCACATTCATGGTGTGTTTCCTTCGGGATTTTAGTTTTCCAAATTCTTATATCTCAAACGGCTAATTTGTACAATAAAACCCCAAACCGGATCAGGAATCAAGGCGCAATGATATTTTAAGCAAATGGAAATATCAAAAACTTATTCTGTCAAACTGCGAATAAACGGGCCTGTGGCATCCACCCCTTTTTGCTCCACCTCCCGGATGGTTTGGGAACCCACCACGGCAATGTCGGCTTTGCCCACAAGAAAATCAATGTCTGCTTTTTCCTTTACCCCGAATCCCACGGCCGTAGGCAGCCGGGTTGACTTTCGGCACCTTGCCAGGTAACTGCCCATGTCAGATGAGAACTGGGTTTCTTTTCCGGTCACCCCTTTTCTTGCCAGACAGTAAATAAAGCCTGTAGCATGGGTATCGATCATCTTCATACGCTGGTCCGAGGTTTCCGGAGAAAAAATGAACACGGCTGACAGATCATGTTTATTCATGGCTGACAGATAGTCATTCGCCTCTTCCGGGGGAAGATCCGGGACAATGGCGCCTTTAACCCCGATTTCCGACATGCGGGCGGCAAAGGCATCCATGCCATATTTATAAAGGATATTGCCATAGGTCATGAACAAAAACGGAATGTCAAAGCTGTCTGACACTTTTTGGGCAAAATCAAAACATTGTTCCACGGTGGCACCGCTGTCAAGGGCGGCCTGGTTGGCTTTGAGAATCACCGGCCCGTCTGCCATGGGTTCTGAAAACGGAATCTGCAGCTCCATTAAGTCTACGCCTGCGTCCACCATCTGCCGGACTATTTCAAAGGAGGCCTCAAAGGAAGGGTAGCCCATGACAATATGGGTCATCAACAAAATATCTTTTTTCTTTCGCTGTTCCCGGATATAGGTTTCCAGAAAGGCGGGGGCAGGTGCCTGGGTTTTAGTTTCAGTCATTTTGATATTCTCCAGCTTTAGAACAGATAAATTCTTTCCATTTGGGATCGCCAATGGCATCGGCCACGGTAAAGATGTCTTTATCTCCCCGGCCGGACTGGTTGATGATGATAATATCATCCGTTGACATGCTCGCAACTTCCTTAAAGGCGCCTGCAAAGGCATGGCAAGACTCCAAAGCCGGGATAATACCTTCCATCCGCATGGTCAGCTTCAAGGCGTCCACCACCTCGGTATCCGTGGCATATTCAAACCGGGCTTTACCCTGATCGTGCATATTAGCAAGAATGGGGGAAACACCGACATAGTCCAGACCTGCGGAAATGGAGTGGGTCTCTTTCATCTGACCGTCACTGTTCTGCAGAAAATAGGTTTTATAGCCCTGGGCGATGCCGAAACTGGCATCTTCGGAGCAAAGCCGGGATGCGTGACGGCCCGACGCAATACCTTCGCCCCCGGCCTCCACACCCACAAGTTCAACCGGATCATCCATGAATCCCTGGAAAAGCCCCATGGCATTGGAACCGCCGCCCACGCAGGCAAACACCTTGGTCGGCAGCCGGCCTTCGGCTTTCATAATCTGGGCACGGGCCTCCTTTCCAATAATCGACTGGAACCAGGAGACCATTTCAGGGAAGGGGTGGGGTCCACAGGCGGTTCCCAGGACATAGTGGGTGGTGTCCATATTTGTGACCCAGTCCCTGAACGCCTCGTTGATGGCATCTTTGAGAATCCGGGTGCCGTCGGTGACCGGCACCACGGTGGCGCCGAGCTGCTCCATCCAGAACACATTGGGCCGCTGGCGCAGTACATCCACCTCACCCATATAGATGGTGCAGTCAAATCCGAACTTGGCCGCCATGGTGGCCGTGGCCACCCCATGCTGGCCGGCGCCGGTTTCGGCAATCACCCGTTTTTTACCCATTCTTTTGACTAAAAGCCCCTGTCCCATAACGTTATTGGCCTTATGGGCGCCTGTGTGGTTCAGATCTTCCCGTTTAATATAAATTTTTGCCCCGCCAAAATGCCGGGTAAGGTTCTCGGCATAGGTCAACGGCGTGGGACGGCAGGAATATGTTGCCATCAGGGTTTCATATTCTTCCCAGAAATGCTTGTCTTCTTTGGCCTGCCTGAACTGGGCATTCAACTCCTCAAAGGTGGCCACAAGAATTTCAGGTAAAAATGCCCCGCCAAAGGGGCCGTAATATCCGCGTTTTTTCATATAATCCTCCAAAAGGAAACCCCGTCCTTCAGGTCGGGGAGGAATTTTGGATTGCTAAATTATACCCGTTTTGACGGGATATGATTTGGCAATAACGCCAGGAAATACCCTGGGCTGTTCCTGTTTTTGTTTGAATATTAAAGCTACCGGTTTTTCGAACAGCAACCCTTCCAATATAACTCCCTTGCTTTTTGCCTTTTGGGACGTCAGCTTTTACGATGTCTCCGGTGGCAAAATCATGCACAGCCTTTTTCCGCATTAAATAACCCCGGGGCAAACCGGCAGCATTGACTCTTGTTCTTTGGTAGCTGCCCCGGCCCATGGCTTTGATCAAGAGGACACTTTGTTTCCAGCCGGTAACTGCGTATGTTTTGCCGGTACAAGCTGCATCCAGGCAATGCGTTTTGGGGATATTGAACCGACACCGGTTATATTTGGTCCTGCCACCGGTTGAGCATTCCACTGGCGCCAATTGCCTTAACTCAAAAAAAATGGCATTCCTGGTGGCATTTACCGCTGCGGTTGCGGCCAAAGAAGGACGCTTTCCTTCAAATAGCCGGTTAAGGTTGCATAGCCTTGTTTTATCAATCTTTTTTCGACTTTTACCCAAAACCTCAGCCCACTGTTCCGGCTGGTAATTGTTCTTGGCTTGATTGCAGGTCCTACAACCGATAACCAAATTTTTAATACGATCTGTGCCATTGGGACCCTTTGCAGGATTCTTTGGTACAAAATGCTCAATCTCAAGAACCGGATCTTTGCTTAAACCGTCACAATAAACACATTTGCGGCCATATCGTTCAAGTAGATATTCTCTAACCTCATATCCAAATAAAGTTCCTTGCTGATACTCGACACCTGAAATCTCCGGATTTTGAAGCTTCTGAATATCAAACCTCACCCGTTCCAAAACAATGCCGGAAACGGGGCAAATTTTTTGATATTTTTTTACCCAGGATGTGACATTATCCACCCGGGACCGCAGGCTTGGCGGGAGCCACTCTTTGGGCCGGGTTCTGTTATCGAACCGGGGCTTTCGGTACCACAAATTGTTAGACCTGCGTCTTCTCCGATAGTTCGCTCTTTGTCCCATTTTCTTACGAACGGCATATCCTCTATGGGTTAATTCGGAAAGATGAAGGATGTGATTTACCTTTACATTCTGTTCAACCCGTACAACTGCCATGCCGGTTGTATTGGCCCCGGGATCAATTTTAACATGAACAGGCTGGACATCACTCTCCTCCCGGATTCTATCAATGAGCCTGATGGTAAATGGGAATTGCTGATGAACCCTTGCACTGTCTTTAGCCAAAAGTTTTCTTGCTCTGGCCGGATGACACGGCATTAAAGGTTTACCTCTCTTGTCTAATACAAAAACACGGCTTACGCCGTTCTCAGCTGATGCTGGTGACGGTTCTGTCTTGGCATTGGCAGAACTCTCCCCTCGGGACTGTTGCATAGCGGCTCTATTCCCGGATCCGTTTCGTCCGGCCCCTCGGTTGTCTGCAACCCGGGATTCAAGCGGACGGGACTGAGGAAGCATCCCGTCGTCGGTGTTTAGCGCTCTATACAACTTCTAATATTCTCCTTTAAATAACTTTGCCAATAGTTGAAAATATTTCCCTGGTCAACCGATCCCTGACGAGCGAAACTCGGTTTCAAGCCCCGTCCTTCAGGGCGGGGTGGTTGACATATCTGCCTTTCATAAAATGGTTGGCAAGTTGAGTCGGCTCATGAATTTATATCTGGTTTTTAATGGTCTGGGTAAAGGCAAACCGATCCGTGCGGCAGAACAGAACCGAATAAACAGCGCCGGGCGCTTTGGGAAAATTTAACAGCCGCCGGACCACCAGAATGGGATCTAAAGGCGACATGCCCAAAAGGGATGCCCGTTGTTCATTCAAGGTTTCCACCTGGAACTGCTGGTTGCCGTCGGAGGGTGTAAGGTAAAACCGCTCGGACACCACCCGGGACAAGGATTTATCCCCAAGATCCATATCGTCAATACCCGCAAACAGATCCGGATCCAGAAAAATATCCTCCAGCAATACGGGTTCATCCCGGGCCACGGTCAAACGGGACATAACAAAAGCGGGTTTACCATGAAACGGATTTGCCACATCGCCTGTAACAACTTTTTTTTTCAACGGCACAATCACTCTTTTTTGGGTGGGAACCCCCTTTGTCGAAAATGCCTGGGAGGTCCCGGCAAGGGAGAACAGATCAATTTGCGGCGAAGGTTCCTTCACAAAAGTTCCGGATCCCCGCTTTCTTTGGATCAGGCCCCGTTGCACCAAAATATCCATGGCCTGGCGCACGGTGGGACGGCCCACCCCATATGATTTTGCCAATTCCGTTTCAGACGGAATCATATGCCCGGGCGAGTAAACGCCCTCCCGGATACGAGACTGGAGCTGCTCACAAATTTGGTGATACAAGGGTATGGGGGAGTCAGGATTCAGCATAGCCTGTCTTATCTCTAAACTTGCAGCCGCCCGGAAATTGCATCTTACCCGTTATACGGCGAGCTGCTAAATTAATAATACCAAAATCATAAATGATAATATGTTAAGTTGTCAAGACATATTTACAATACAAATATACTTTGCAATACGTAACGGTACAGCAAGTTTAGGAATGGGACCGAAATAACTTGACCTGGGATATATCAAAATGGGCAAGTTATTTAAAATCCGTTCCTTAGTGGTCCGGGTTATCCACACCCTATATCACAGACGGGTAACTGCAGACATTTTTTCAATGGTTTGATTAGCCACCTTGAAGCCCAAATCGGTGAGTACTAAAAAAAAAAGACCGAGTCGAATACTGCATGCGCCCAATGAACCGGGTCATTCCGGGGTTCAAATATCTTCTTCGGGTACTGCGGAATTACAAACTCATTTTTCGTTTCCAGGTGGGGGCGTCTTTGTATAAAGCACAAGCATCAGTCCCACGAATCCGAAAACAAGGAAGTTCAATAGTGTATCAATAACGGAAGGGTCCATAAGTTCATTCCTTTTCCGCCTTGAGGGCCACTAACAGGCACACCATCATGAGGGTAATGATAAAAACGAACGGGTTGGCACTGAGGGCGATGATGGCCCGCACGGCATCGACGCTGTCAGTGATGATCATCACCAGCCCCAGCGCACCCAGGATCATCCCCCAGACCACCTTGAGGCGGGTGGGCGGATTCTCGTCGCCTCCGGCAGTGAACATGGCCAGGACAAAGGCGGCGCTCACCACGCTGGTGACGATGAAAAGAAACGCCGCAATAATTGTGGCCACAATAGTGAGCTGATGCAGGGGAAGGGTTTCCAGCAGGGCAAAGGTGGCGGCGTTGATGTCTGTCGATGCAACAGTATGGTCATAATGGCGTGAGTCCGCTCTGTACCTGGAATACCCCCCATGGCAATGGAGCCCGACAGGCCGATGGCGATGGCATACAGCGCCATGACATCCACCCACCAACCGGTCACCCGGGCAACCGGCCCCCTGCCGAACACCGTGTAAATGGGTGCGGATATGGTCTTGGGGCGTCCCAGGCGAAAACCAAAATAAGCGATCACCAGCCCCCCGACACCGTATATGGCCCATGCATGAAGCCCCCAGTGGAATCTGGTCAGGCTGAGAGCCTGTCCCATGGCAACATTGGATTTGTTGAATTTACTGATGAATTCGTAATGGAGGGTGGGCTCGGCAACGCCGTAGAACAGGAGCCCCACGCCCATACCGGCGGCAAACATCATGTTCAGCCAGGTGAACGTGGTGAACTCCGGACGGTCGTCATCACGGCCCAGTCGAATGCCCCCATACCGCGAAAGCGCCAGCCCGAAGCAGGAAAAAAGCAGAAAGCTCACAGTCAGCATCACGAACCAGCCGCGGCTTTTCAACAGGACGGAAACGGTGTCGTTGGCGAACATAGCAAGGCTGGGAGTGTCCGCCATCCCCCAGACGACGACCACGGCGGTCATCCCCATTGCGGTCATGAAAACAGAATTACGAAACAGGTCGGTTCCCCCATTACAGATTCAAGGAACCAGAACCCGTTCCAGCCGCTCCACCATGAAATCCATCTCCTCGTCATTGATGATCAGGGGCGGAGAAATACGAATGGTGTGGCCGTGGCTATCATTGACAACGAGTCTTTCCTTCATCAGTTTGCGGCAAAACTCCATGGCATTGTTGTCTTTAAGTTCAATACCGATGAAAAGACCCAGGCCCCGGACCTCCTTGACATAGGGAGAGCGTTTGCCAATCTCTTCAATGCGTTTTTTTAAACGTACGCCCTTTTCAGCGGACTGTTCATCCAACTTTTCCTCCTGGAACACCTTCAGGGCGGCGATACCGGCCACACAGGCCAAGGGATAGCCACCGAATGTGGAACCGTCAGACCCCTTGGAAAAAATCATATCCATGAGTTTAGCGTTGGTCATGAACACGGATAAAGGAAGCAGTCCGCCGGAAAGGGCCTTGCCCAAAATTACGCCGTCGGGCACAATGCCTTCATACTCAAAGCAGAACCGCTTGCCGGCACGGCCCAAGCCCACCTGGATTTCATCACAAACCAGGAACAAGTCTTTTTCGTCGGCCAGCTCCCTCAATCCTTTGAGGAAACCTTTAGGCGGAATATTCATACCGCCTTCTCCCTGCAGCGGTTCCACAAGAATACCGCAGGTGTTGGGGGTAACCGCTTTTTTTGTGGCTTCCAGATCCCCAAAGGGCACAGAGACAAAACCCGGTGTTAAAGGCCCGAACCCTTCCTTGTATTTTTTGTTGGAGGAAAAGGAGACCACGGAAATAGTACGGCCATGAAAATTGCGGTCAAATACAATGATTTCCTGCTTGCCGTCTTCGATTCCCTTTTGTTTAAACCCATAGTAGCGGATGGCTTTTATTGCCGTTTCAACGGACTCTACGCCACCGTTTTTGGTCAGAACCTTGTTACCGTGCGAACCGAATCTAGGGGCAAGTTGGGGGGCAAATGCCGCACATTCGGAAAGAAAAAGTCCTAAAGGGTCAGTGAATACCACGTTGGAGAGAACCGATGCATAATTACCGGTGAGTGCGTTGAGCAGGGCATTGGTGATGGTGGGATGATGGTGCCCCGTATTGGCAGCCGAGTAGGCGGCCAGACCGTCCAGGTATTTGTTTCCTTTATTGTCGGTGAGCCAGCAGCCTTTCGCGCATCTGACCACCAGGTTTATCCTGTTATAGTGATGGGCGCCAAAATTGTCTTCCAGATTAAATATTGAATCGTCGGATTCCGTGGAAAACCCGTTGTAATTATGTATTTTCCTCATACTTGTCATGGGAAGCTCTCCCTGCAGTAAAAAATAATACTATCTAACTGAAACGGTAAATGTATGAACCCCCTCAATATTTGTTTGGGGTGCAAATTTTAAAACTTCTCGTGTTGTACGATTTTTAAGAAGCTGACGAATTCTTATTTTAGGAACACTAAGTCTGGCGTCGTCTATTTTTGTCATTTTAATGCTAATTTCGTTTTTGTCCTTGCAAAGGCCACCGATAACTACCCCGGACCAACTCGCTGTAACGGGCTTCTGAGGGACACCGTTAACCATAATTTGAGCCTGGTAACCGTAGCTGAAGATATCAAGCAGAGCTGTTGAATACGGCGTTTGAACCAAGGCTGGTGGGGGTTTTACCTTCCCGTCCATAGCACAAGCCGGTCGCAGGTCGGACATATAAAATTGTGTTTTATAGCCGTCATCCCGATACATTGGCTTGTCGCAATTCATGGTGGCTTCCACTTTCCATCCCGATTCCTTGACAAATTTAATGGCGCTGAAAGTTACAGTGGGGTTTCCATCGGCGTCTTTTTTTCCTGAATCTCTGACATATACAAGACCTGCATTTTCTCCTTTTTCAAGCAGCCTGGCAAATTCCATTTCAGATATATCAGGGCCGTATTTTGCAAAACTTTTTATGATATCAGGTGTTAACGACCGCTGTGCCGAAACGAGTTTGTTTTTCAAGGTACAAAGGCTGTAAGAAGACATTGTTTTTTGAAGTTCCGACTCATTTCCTGACCTGCTGGCCTGAAGATGGGCATGCCAAGCATTTTCCAAATCATACCGCAAAGACGTGGCAAAAGAGCAGTCAGGAGCTATAACCAAAAAGCTTGCAAAAATTACCAAAAGAAGCGTATTTATTCGTAACGCCATGTTTTAAATCCTCCATTTACATGTAAATAAGTCACTCGACTATCAAGTTTTTTCTTCAACTTTGTAACCATATAATTTGGAAACGACCGTTTTCGTAAGTCAAATATATTTCCCAAAAAATATGATAAATTGATATTATTTCGTTTTAAAATCATGCCAAGGCAGCATACTTTATTAGTATGCTTTGCAGCAATGATAAGTAATATTCGTGTATTATAAAAAAAGTTGATAGTCGAGTCAACAGGTGCAAAATACCGGCATCTGCTTTTTCATGCTTTTATCCTGCACAATCTCTTCAGTTAGGCTATAAAATAGAGATAACCTTTTTGTCAACCTAAGTATAAAATATTAGCCGAAAGATCCCTAATGTTGGGCTTGATTCTATTGCAGGCCATTTTTCGTAGGGGCAATCCCTCTGTGGTTGCCCTCGTTAGGGGCTTGGGGAAAATAAATGCTACAGATTTTGCGCCGAATTTTTATTCGTATTCAAGGCGTGACTTAGGGAGCATATTGGAATATGTGCCCTAAGTCGCAACGAAGAATACGGATAAAAAGACAAGCAAAATGTAGGATTTATTTTTTCCGAGCCCCTTAGGGCAGGCACGGTGGC comes from uncultured Desulfobacter sp. and encodes:
- a CDS encoding aspartate aminotransferase family protein, with translation MTSMRKIHNYNGFSTESDDSIFNLEDNFGAHHYNRINLVVRCAKGCWLTDNKGNKYLDGLAAYSAANTGHHHPTITNALLNALTGNYASVLSNVVFTDPLGLFLSECAAFAPQLAPRFGSHGNKVLTKNGGVESVETAIKAIRYYGFKQKGIEDGKQEIIVFDRNFHGRTISVVSFSSNKKYKEGFGPLTPGFVSVPFGDLEATKKAVTPNTCGILVEPLQGEGGMNIPPKGFLKGLRELADEKDLFLVCDEIQVGLGRAGKRFCFEYEGIVPDGVILGKALSGGLLPLSVFMTNAKLMDMIFSKGSDGSTFGGYPLACVAGIAALKVFQEEKLDEQSAEKGVRLKKRIEEIGKRSPYVKEVRGLGLFIGIELKDNNAMEFCRKLMKERLVVNDSHGHTIRISPPLIINDEEMDFMVERLERVLVP